A section of the Acidobacteriota bacterium genome encodes:
- a CDS encoding class I SAM-dependent methyltransferase, translated as MAVPPAFLFLSLRTASNAAADQSPKTGGRKPLGNIMPGRKETIETDVKISPPGGCLPPADAYALWAQTYDSDPNPLLALEERELLPLLPRLEGAFVLDIACGTGRWLNLLLARGARHGVGFDLSHEMLGQARRKQALRESLLRADCTAIPVATGVTDLAICSFAASYVADLSLLSCELSRVLKKGGRLILTDFHPSGLERGWRRTFRYNGEVVEIVNFKFSLDQLCRTFREQRFELDQMICPSFGEAERPIFRRCGKERLLEQSQAGPAIFISSFRLASTDLPGNR; from the coding sequence ATGGCGGTACCGCCTGCGTTTTTATTCTTATCCTTACGAACTGCGAGCAACGCAGCGGCTGATCAATCTCCGAAAACCGGAGGCAGAAAGCCTTTAGGGAACATCATGCCGGGAAGAAAGGAGACGATCGAAACCGACGTGAAAATCAGTCCGCCGGGCGGCTGTCTCCCGCCCGCTGACGCCTACGCGCTGTGGGCGCAAACTTATGATAGCGATCCCAACCCGCTCCTCGCGTTGGAAGAAAGGGAACTGCTCCCACTGCTTCCACGCCTCGAAGGGGCGTTTGTGCTGGACATAGCGTGCGGAACGGGACGGTGGCTCAACTTATTGCTGGCTCGGGGAGCACGCCACGGAGTCGGGTTCGATCTGTCTCACGAGATGCTCGGCCAGGCACGGCGAAAACAGGCGCTCCGGGAGAGTCTCCTGCGCGCCGATTGCACGGCCATTCCAGTTGCAACCGGCGTTACCGATCTGGCGATCTGCTCTTTCGCGGCAAGTTATGTGGCAGACCTCAGTCTTCTTAGCTGTGAACTTTCACGCGTCCTGAAAAAGGGGGGGCGCCTGATTCTGACGGACTTTCATCCTTCAGGTTTGGAGAGAGGCTGGCGCCGCACCTTTCGCTACAACGGAGAGGTGGTTGAAATCGTTAATTTCAAGTTCTCGCTTGATCAACTCTGCCGGACGTTCCGGGAACAGCGGTTCGAGCTTGACCAAATGATCTGCCCCAGTTTTGGTGAAGCAGAAAGGCCTATTTTCAGAAGATGCGGTAAAGAGCGCCTTTTAGAGCAATCACAGGCCGGACCGGCAATTTTTATCAGCTCCTTCAGGCTTGCCAGCACTGACCTGCCGGGCAACAGATGA
- a CDS encoding ArsR family transcriptional regulator produces MKPIKAAEQIARYADMFAAMGAGPRLRIVQLLLTAHPQGLNAGDIQDELAVPASTLSHHLDKLRNEGLINVRREGTYLWYTASTEALQEIISFLYAECCTRNQAIKPAEVMGIGQALQRGPERKSK; encoded by the coding sequence ATGAAGCCGATCAAGGCCGCCGAACAGATAGCCCGCTATGCGGATATGTTTGCCGCCATGGGCGCCGGGCCTCGCCTGCGCATCGTGCAACTTCTTCTCACGGCCCACCCTCAGGGGCTCAACGCCGGCGACATCCAGGACGAGCTCGCGGTCCCTGCATCCACTTTGTCTCACCATCTCGACAAGCTCAGGAACGAAGGGCTGATCAACGTGCGCAGAGAGGGCACTTACTTGTGGTACACGGCCAGCACAGAGGCGCTCCAGGAAATCATCAGCTTCCTGTACGCCGAGTGCTGCACCCGCAACCAGGCCATCAAGCCCGCTGAAGTCATGGGGATTGGGCAGGCATTACAACGCGGCCCGGAAAGGAAAAGCAAATGA
- a CDS encoding TetR/AcrR family transcriptional regulator, with the protein MRYSREHKAQNHEKILSMAARSFRERGGDSIGIGTVMKKAGLKKGGFYRHFKSKDDLFVEAVARALDETGRRMVEVAKSAPEGQALRAIIERYLSAGHANSPGAGCVRAALGPELARKPAAVRRRIEASLEAYRERLLPFMPGRTREEKLTKIRLLFSSMAGVLMMVRVIPDPQTREQGLMEARKFFMKCFAEE; encoded by the coding sequence ATGCGATACTCGCGGGAACACAAAGCGCAGAACCACGAGAAGATTCTTTCCATGGCTGCCCGCTCTTTCCGGGAGCGCGGCGGGGACAGCATCGGCATCGGAACGGTGATGAAGAAGGCAGGCCTTAAAAAAGGGGGCTTCTACCGGCATTTTAAAAGCAAGGACGACCTGTTCGTCGAAGCGGTGGCACGGGCATTGGACGAGACGGGTAGACGTATGGTGGAGGTTGCAAAGTCCGCGCCCGAAGGTCAGGCTCTGCGAGCCATCATCGAGCGTTATCTGAGCGCGGGCCACGCGAATTCGCCGGGAGCCGGTTGCGTGCGCGCCGCGCTGGGGCCGGAACTGGCGCGGAAGCCGGCAGCTGTGCGGAGAAGGATCGAGGCATCGTTGGAAGCGTATCGTGAGCGGCTGCTGCCATTCATGCCCGGTCGGACACGAGAAGAGAAACTGACGAAGATCAGGTTGTTGTTCTCCAGCATGGCGGGGGTGTTGATGATGGTCCGCGTCATTCCAGACCCTCAAACGCGGGAGCAAGGGTTAATGGAGGCGAGGAAGTTTTTTATGAAGTGCTTCGCTGAAGAGTAA
- a CDS encoding c-type cytochrome, whose translation MMLKICGGCWVRGRLALSISMLVIVLGSCTADKKPSKVEATLANMAKDVVIPIEAENMKNPLPTSEAGVDEGKEMYLQSCAICHGTDGHGHTEIGRGMYPPAMDLTSPHVQHWTDAELFWIIQNGVRLTGMPSWKSSISEPDTWKLVNFIHSLPGADMQAALSGTSPGPGPEESRENMIEYGQTLYRQEGCFMCHRLNGEGGKVGPDLTIEETRGRTTQWLIGHFKDPPAYTPGSIMPAFKNLTDEQLKALTTFLLSKKEKK comes from the coding sequence ATGATGCTTAAGATATGCGGCGGGTGCTGGGTACGTGGCAGGCTTGCCTTATCAATCTCCATGCTGGTGATCGTTCTCGGGAGTTGCACGGCCGACAAAAAGCCATCGAAGGTTGAGGCCACGCTGGCCAACATGGCCAAAGATGTTGTTATTCCCATCGAAGCCGAAAACATGAAAAATCCCCTGCCCACCAGCGAGGCCGGCGTGGATGAAGGAAAGGAAATGTATCTGCAATCCTGCGCAATCTGCCACGGAACGGACGGGCACGGCCACACAGAGATTGGGCGCGGCATGTACCCGCCGGCCATGGACCTGACGTCGCCTCACGTCCAGCACTGGACTGACGCCGAGCTCTTCTGGATCATCCAGAACGGCGTGCGGCTGACGGGAATGCCATCCTGGAAATCATCCATCAGCGAACCAGACACCTGGAAGCTTGTAAATTTTATTCACAGCCTGCCGGGAGCTGATATGCAGGCCGCCTTGTCCGGCACTTCACCCGGACCAGGACCAGAGGAATCCAGGGAAAATATGATTGAATATGGCCAGACCCTCTACCGGCAGGAAGGCTGCTTCATGTGCCACCGCCTGAACGGCGAGGGTGGCAAAGTGGGCCCAGACCTGACGATAGAGGAGACGCGCGGCAGGACCACCCAATGGCTGATCGGCCATTTCAAAGACCCGCCAGCTTACACTCCCGGGTCCATCATGCCAGCCTTCAAGAATCTTACGGATGAGCAGTTGAAGGCGCTCACCACCTTTCTGCTAAGCAAGAAGGAGAAGAAATAG
- a CDS encoding radical SAM protein, giving the protein MSERVEAVIPNSALEDEVRDHRIHELPILVLFPHNRCNCRCLMCDIWKIRQAREITAEDLRPHLESLRELRVRWIVFSGGEPLMHSDLESLVQLCRDEGIRMTLLTAGLLLKRQAGNVTRWMDDVIISIDGPPGVHDAIRSVPGAFTRLSAGIREVRRLSPQMPVHGRCTVQKRNFRHLRDTVRTAHALGLNSISFLAADTTSEAFNRPLGWPSARQESIALDATEVGGLDVEINALIRECQREIESGFISENPDKLRRIVLHYRASLGQTQNVSPRCNAPWVSAVVEADGTVRPCFFHRAIGNIREASLRDVLNGEQALRFRRELDVARDPVCQKCVCSLYLAEEAPVP; this is encoded by the coding sequence ATGAGTGAACGCGTTGAGGCGGTGATTCCCAATAGCGCGTTGGAAGATGAGGTCCGCGATCATCGCATCCACGAACTGCCGATCCTGGTCCTATTCCCGCACAACCGCTGCAATTGCCGCTGCCTGATGTGCGACATCTGGAAGATTCGGCAGGCGCGAGAAATCACCGCTGAGGACCTTAGGCCGCACCTGGAGAGTCTTCGCGAGCTCAGGGTCAGATGGATTGTCTTTTCCGGCGGCGAACCGTTGATGCATTCGGACCTCGAATCACTCGTCCAGCTTTGCCGGGACGAAGGGATCCGCATGACGCTTCTCACGGCGGGTTTGCTGCTTAAAAGGCAGGCCGGAAACGTGACCCGGTGGATGGACGACGTGATCATCTCAATCGACGGCCCGCCTGGCGTGCACGATGCTATTCGGTCTGTCCCCGGAGCGTTCACGCGCCTCTCCGCAGGAATCCGCGAAGTCCGGCGCCTGAGCCCTCAGATGCCGGTCCATGGCCGCTGCACGGTCCAAAAAAGGAACTTCCGGCATCTTCGCGACACTGTGCGCACAGCCCACGCGCTGGGACTGAATTCGATTTCGTTTCTGGCTGCCGATACCACTTCTGAAGCCTTTAACCGCCCGCTCGGCTGGCCGTCCGCGCGCCAGGAAAGCATCGCCCTGGATGCGACGGAAGTCGGAGGGCTCGACGTGGAGATCAACGCGTTGATACGGGAGTGCCAAAGGGAAATCGAATCGGGGTTTATTTCTGAAAACCCCGATAAACTCCGCCGAATTGTCTTGCATTATCGGGCAAGCCTCGGGCAGACGCAGAATGTATCCCCTCGCTGCAATGCACCTTGGGTCTCCGCTGTAGTCGAAGCGGATGGGACGGTCCGTCCATGCTTTTTTCACCGTGCCATCGGCAACATCCGCGAGGCGAGCTTGCGCGACGTCCTGAACGGCGAGCAGGCCTTGAGGTTTCGCCGGGAACTCGATGTGGCAAGAGATCCCGTATGTCAAAAGTGCGTCTGTTCACTTTACCTGGCAGAGGAGGCCCCTGTGCCCTGA
- the arsM gene encoding arsenite methyltransferase — protein sequence MSTQNIKEVVKEKYGQAALRLIKGGSRCCGAGPEEEGRLDPVTANLYDGGDASQVPEEALLASFGCGNPTALAELKPGETVLDLGSGGGIDVLLSARRVGPSGKAYGLDMTDEMLALARENQRKAGIENAEFLQGEIENIPLPDHSVDVVISNCVINLSADKGRVLQEAFRVLKPGGRFAVSDIVVRGEVPKSIRKNVELWAGCLAGALEENEYISKLTQAGFEAINIEVTRVYRAADARELLASKGTDIDEIAPLVDGKFVSAFVRAMKPLG from the coding sequence ATGAGCACCCAGAACATCAAGGAAGTCGTGAAGGAAAAGTACGGCCAGGCTGCTTTGCGTTTGATCAAGGGGGGGAGCCGCTGCTGCGGAGCCGGGCCTGAAGAGGAAGGGCGCCTGGACCCTGTTACTGCGAACCTCTACGACGGCGGCGATGCCAGCCAGGTCCCGGAAGAGGCCCTGCTGGCCTCCTTCGGTTGTGGAAACCCCACGGCCCTTGCCGAGTTGAAGCCGGGCGAAACTGTCCTGGATTTGGGCTCAGGCGGGGGCATTGATGTCCTGCTCTCGGCCAGGCGCGTAGGCCCCTCCGGGAAGGCGTACGGGCTGGACATGACGGATGAGATGCTGGCCCTGGCGCGTGAAAACCAGCGCAAGGCCGGAATTGAAAACGCCGAATTCCTGCAAGGTGAAATTGAGAACATCCCGCTGCCTGACCATTCGGTTGACGTCGTGATTTCCAACTGCGTCATTAATTTGTCGGCGGACAAGGGCCGCGTGCTGCAAGAAGCGTTTCGGGTGTTGAAACCCGGCGGGCGCTTTGCAGTTTCTGACATTGTGGTTCGCGGCGAAGTTCCGAAGAGCATTCGGAAAAACGTGGAACTTTGGGCCGGCTGCCTCGCGGGAGCACTGGAGGAAAACGAATACATTTCAAAGCTAACTCAAGCTGGCTTTGAAGCCATCAACATTGAGGTGACGCGGGTTTACCGCGCTGCGGATGCCCGTGAATTGCTCGCGAGCAAGGGGACCGATATCGACGAGATCGCTCCCCTGGTGGACGGAAAGTTTGTAAGCGCCTTCGTTCGGGCCATGAAACCGCTCGGTTAA
- a CDS encoding amidohydrolase: protein MMCTLKSSSHPHRELSSHDSSSLLLSAGWVALDASTSVRADLGIAGGRISQLIDRLGKGHGRENSGSKSGCTEISLEGCLVLPGLVNSHDHLEFNLFPRLGRGPYPNFEKWADDIFHPESSPLREHLSVPKPVRLWWGGLKNLLSGVTTVCHHNAYEEAVFGADFPVRVVKQYGWAHSLRFGKNVKEAFLSTPPEAPFIIHLAEGSDKQSGDEIFELDRLGALDSRTVIVHGVGMTDRGHELRRQRGAALVWCPTSNRFTLGATLGAAALDGQDRISLGSDSALTAEGDLLDEIRAAHHEGVDPRQIYSMVTGRAADVLRLQNGEGKLQPGANADLLVVKQMDLSPADLLVSTRLDAIEMVMVSGKPHLVSARMALRCPPTLLDGLEEIHIEGTSCFVRAPVRQLLNEPHAHLGTNVRLAGKRVSA from the coding sequence ATGATGTGCACTCTCAAAAGTTCAAGCCATCCTCACCGCGAACTGAGCTCGCATGATTCATCTTCTCTGCTGCTTTCGGCAGGGTGGGTAGCGCTCGATGCTTCGACGAGTGTCCGGGCAGATCTGGGAATTGCCGGCGGGCGCATCTCGCAACTGATCGATCGGCTGGGAAAAGGGCACGGCAGAGAAAACTCAGGTTCCAAAAGCGGTTGCACCGAAATTTCTCTGGAAGGATGTCTGGTTCTGCCTGGGCTTGTCAATTCGCACGATCATCTGGAATTCAATCTTTTCCCGAGACTGGGCCGTGGCCCTTACCCTAATTTCGAAAAATGGGCAGACGATATCTTCCACCCGGAGAGTTCGCCCCTTCGCGAGCATCTTTCAGTGCCCAAACCGGTGAGGCTGTGGTGGGGAGGACTTAAGAATCTGCTATCCGGTGTTACCACCGTCTGCCATCACAATGCGTACGAAGAAGCCGTCTTCGGCGCTGATTTTCCCGTCCGCGTCGTCAAGCAGTACGGCTGGGCCCACTCGCTGCGCTTCGGAAAGAACGTGAAAGAGGCGTTCCTGTCAACGCCGCCGGAGGCGCCATTCATCATTCATCTCGCGGAGGGCTCAGACAAACAGAGTGGAGATGAAATCTTTGAGCTCGACCGCCTCGGGGCGCTCGACTCGCGGACCGTCATCGTCCACGGAGTCGGAATGACGGATCGTGGGCATGAGCTTCGACGCCAGCGCGGCGCGGCGCTGGTGTGGTGCCCGACTTCCAATCGCTTCACCCTTGGAGCCACGCTTGGTGCGGCCGCTCTGGACGGGCAGGACCGCATTTCACTAGGAAGCGACTCGGCCCTCACTGCTGAGGGAGATCTGCTCGACGAAATCAGGGCGGCGCACCATGAAGGTGTGGACCCGAGGCAGATTTATTCCATGGTCACAGGCCGTGCGGCTGATGTCCTGCGGCTTCAAAACGGCGAGGGGAAGTTGCAGCCGGGGGCGAATGCTGACCTGCTCGTGGTGAAGCAGATGGACTTAAGCCCTGCGGACCTGCTGGTCAGCACGCGGCTTGACGCCATCGAGATGGTCATGGTCTCCGGCAAACCTCACCTGGTCTCGGCCAGGATGGCCCTCCGCTGCCCCCCTACCCTCTTAGATGGTTTAGAGGAAATCCATATCGAGGGGACATCCTGCTTTGTCCGGGCTCCGGTAAGGCAATTGCTGAACGAACCTCACGCACACCTGGGAACAAATGTGCGGCTGGCTGGAAAGCGGGTGAGCGCATGA